In the Streptomyces sp. BHT-5-2 genome, one interval contains:
- a CDS encoding Ppx/GppA phosphatase family protein, with protein sequence MKRVAAVDCGTNSIRLLVADVDPATGELKELDRRMQIVRLGQGVDRTGRLAPEALERTFAACREYAAVIKGLGAEHVRFVATSASRDAENRDDFVRGVVDILGVEPEVITGDQEAEFSFNGATKELTGHPHIELPYLVVDIGGGSTEFVLGGETVRAARSVDVGCVRMTERHLLHDGQITDPPTVTQVAAIRADIAAALDRAEETVPLTEAATLVGLAGSVTTVAAISQGLDHYDSAAIHHSRISRAAVREITERLLASTHAERAAIPVLHPGRVDVIAAGALVLLEIMERIDADEVVVSEHDILDGIAWHAALDDE encoded by the coding sequence GTGAAGCGTGTCGCCGCCGTCGACTGCGGTACGAACTCCATCCGCCTGCTGGTCGCGGACGTCGATCCGGCCACCGGCGAGCTGAAGGAGCTCGACCGCCGGATGCAGATCGTCCGGCTGGGCCAGGGCGTGGACCGCACCGGGCGGCTGGCGCCCGAGGCGCTGGAGCGCACCTTCGCCGCCTGCCGGGAGTACGCCGCGGTGATCAAGGGGCTGGGCGCGGAGCACGTCCGCTTCGTGGCGACCTCGGCCTCCCGGGACGCGGAGAACCGCGACGACTTCGTCCGCGGTGTGGTGGACATCCTGGGCGTCGAGCCCGAGGTGATCACCGGCGACCAGGAGGCGGAGTTCTCCTTCAACGGCGCCACCAAGGAGCTGACCGGCCACCCGCACATCGAACTCCCCTACCTCGTCGTGGACATCGGAGGCGGCTCCACGGAGTTCGTGCTCGGCGGTGAGACGGTCCGGGCGGCCCGCTCGGTCGACGTCGGCTGCGTCCGGATGACCGAGCGCCACCTCCTGCACGACGGGCAGATCACCGACCCGCCCACCGTGACCCAGGTCGCCGCGATCAGGGCCGACATCGCCGCGGCCCTGGATCGCGCCGAGGAGACCGTCCCGCTGACCGAGGCCGCCACCCTCGTCGGCCTGGCCGGCTCGGTGACCACCGTCGCCGCCATCTCCCAGGGCCTGGACCACTACGACTCCGCCGCCATTCACCACTCGCGGATCTCCCGGGCCGCGGTCCGCGAGATCACCGAGCGGCTGCTGGCCTCCACCCACGCCGAGCGGGCCGCGATCCCGGTCCTCCACCCCGGCCGGGTCGACGTCATCGCCGCCGGTGCCCTGGTCCTGCTGGAGATCATGGAGCGGATCGACGCCGACGAGGTCGTGGTCAGCGAACACGACATTCTGGACGGCATTGCTTGGCACGCGGCACTCGATGACGAGTGA
- a CDS encoding DUF501 domain-containing protein, translating to MDTPPPQTEPTEPTAADIAAFKEQLGRPPRGLRTIAHRCPCGQPDVVETAPRLEDGTPFPTLYYLTCPRAASAIGTLEANGVMKEMTERLANDPELAAAYRAAHEDYIRRRDAVEVLQGFPSAGGMPDRVKCLHVLVGHSLAAGPGVNPLGDEALAMLPEWWRKGPCVTPCAEDGGRTDEGESE from the coding sequence ATGGACACGCCTCCGCCCCAGACCGAGCCCACCGAGCCCACCGCCGCGGACATCGCCGCCTTCAAGGAGCAGCTCGGCCGCCCGCCGCGCGGCCTGCGCACCATCGCGCACCGCTGCCCCTGCGGGCAGCCGGACGTCGTCGAGACCGCGCCGCGCCTGGAGGACGGCACCCCCTTCCCCACGCTCTACTACCTGACCTGCCCGCGCGCCGCCTCCGCGATCGGCACGCTGGAGGCCAACGGCGTGATGAAGGAGATGACCGAGCGGCTGGCGAACGACCCCGAGCTGGCCGCCGCCTACCGCGCGGCCCACGAGGACTACATCCGCCGGCGGGACGCCGTCGAGGTGCTGCAGGGCTTCCCGAGCGCCGGCGGGATGCCCGACCGGGTCAAGTGCCTGCACGTCCTCGTCGGCCACTCGCTGGCCGCCGGTCCGGGCGTCAACCCGCTCGGCGACGAGGCGCTCGCGATGCTGCCGGAGTGGTGGCGCAAGGGCCCGTGCGTGACCCCGTGCGCCGAGGACGGCGGCCGGACCGACGAAGGAGAGTCCGAGTGA
- a CDS encoding septum formation initiator family protein — MPADRSSTATRLKALGEQAAARVNRARRRPRRNRLTGRAALLALVMCSLVVALAYPIRQYITQRSDIADQRRKAQEAAAALDRLRDEKARWQDPAYVRQQARRHLHYVMPGETGYIVQDGSGVRAAPKGADTTQRPWYDKLWDDVDRTDRADAVHTTPAAAGGR, encoded by the coding sequence GTGCCCGCGGACCGGTCCTCCACCGCGACCCGGCTCAAGGCGCTCGGCGAACAGGCCGCCGCCCGCGTCAACCGCGCCCGGCGGCGGCCCCGCCGCAACCGCCTCACCGGCCGCGCCGCCCTGCTGGCGCTGGTGATGTGCTCGCTGGTGGTCGCCCTGGCCTACCCGATAAGGCAGTACATCACCCAGCGCTCGGACATCGCCGACCAGCGCCGCAAGGCCCAGGAAGCGGCCGCCGCGCTCGACCGGCTGCGCGACGAGAAGGCCCGCTGGCAGGATCCGGCCTACGTCCGGCAGCAGGCCCGCCGCCATCTCCACTACGTCATGCCGGGCGAGACCGGGTACATCGTCCAGGACGGCTCCGGCGTCCGCGCCGCGCCCAAGGGGGCGGACACCACCCAGCGCCCCTGGTACGACAAGCTCTGGGACGATGTCGACCGCACGGACCGGGCCGACGCCGTCCACACCACCCCGGCCGCCGCCGGCGGGCGGTAG
- the eno gene encoding phosphopyruvate hydratase: MPRTPDTHEGDNVPSIDVVVAREILDSRGNPTVEVEVGLDDGSTGRAAVPSGASTGAFEAVELRDGDPNRYLGKGVEKAVLAVIEQIGPELVGYDATEQRLIDQAMFDLDATDNKGSLGANAILGVSLAVAHAASEASDLPLFRYLGGPNAHVLPVPMMNILNGGSHADSNVDIQEFMIAPIGAESFSEALRWGAEVYHTLKKVLKNKGLATGLGDEGGFAPNLGSNREALDLILEAIKEAGYAPGQDIALALDVAASEFYKDGKYQFEGKERSAAEMTEYYEELVSAYPLVSIEDPLFEDDWAGWKVITDKLGTKVQLVGDDLFVTNPERLARGIEEGSANALLVKVNQIGSLTETLDAVELAQRNGFKCMMSHRSGETEDVTIADLAVATNCGQIKTGAPARSERVAKYNQLLRIEEILDDAAVYAGRSAFPRFRSAE; encoded by the coding sequence ATGCCGAGAACTCCAGACACCCATGAAGGAGACAACGTGCCGTCCATCGACGTCGTCGTAGCCCGCGAAATTCTCGACTCGCGAGGTAATCCCACGGTCGAGGTCGAGGTCGGCCTCGACGACGGCAGCACCGGCCGTGCCGCCGTGCCGTCGGGTGCCTCCACCGGCGCCTTCGAGGCCGTCGAGCTGCGGGACGGCGACCCCAACCGCTACCTCGGCAAGGGCGTGGAGAAGGCCGTCCTCGCCGTCATCGAGCAGATCGGCCCGGAGCTGGTCGGCTACGACGCGACCGAGCAGCGGCTGATCGACCAGGCGATGTTCGACCTGGACGCCACCGACAACAAGGGCTCGCTGGGCGCCAACGCCATCCTCGGCGTCTCCCTCGCCGTCGCGCACGCCGCCTCCGAGGCCAGCGACCTGCCGCTGTTCCGCTACCTCGGTGGCCCGAACGCGCACGTCCTGCCGGTCCCGATGATGAACATCCTGAACGGCGGCTCGCACGCCGACTCCAACGTGGACATCCAGGAGTTCATGATCGCCCCGATCGGCGCGGAGTCCTTCTCCGAGGCGCTGCGCTGGGGCGCCGAGGTCTACCACACCCTCAAGAAGGTCCTGAAGAACAAGGGGCTGGCCACCGGCCTGGGCGACGAGGGCGGCTTCGCCCCGAACCTCGGCTCCAACCGCGAGGCCCTCGACCTCATCCTGGAGGCCATCAAGGAGGCCGGCTACGCTCCCGGCCAGGACATCGCGCTGGCCCTGGACGTCGCCGCCTCCGAGTTCTACAAGGACGGCAAGTACCAGTTCGAGGGCAAGGAGCGCTCGGCCGCCGAGATGACCGAGTACTACGAGGAGCTGGTCTCCGCGTACCCGCTCGTCTCCATCGAGGACCCGCTGTTCGAGGACGACTGGGCCGGCTGGAAGGTCATCACCGACAAGCTCGGCACCAAGGTGCAGCTGGTCGGCGACGACCTCTTCGTCACCAACCCCGAGCGCCTGGCCCGCGGCATCGAGGAGGGCTCGGCCAACGCCCTCCTGGTGAAGGTCAACCAGATCGGTTCGCTGACCGAGACCCTGGACGCCGTCGAGCTGGCCCAGCGCAACGGCTTCAAGTGCATGATGTCGCACCGCTCCGGCGAGACCGAGGACGTCACCATCGCCGACCTGGCCGTCGCCACCAACTGCGGCCAGATCAAGACCGGTGCCCCGGCCCGCTCCGAGCGCGTCGCCAAGTACAACCAGCTGCTGCGCATCGAGGAGATCCTCGACGACGCCGCGGTGTACGCCGGCCGCAGCGCCTTCCCGCGCTTCCGCTCCGCGGAATAA
- a CDS encoding transglycosylase family protein: protein MLINKGKHRRSSKAVRVATLAGVAGAAVAVPLMGATSASAASVATWDKVAQCESGGNWSINTGNGYYGGLQFSNSSWAAAGGTKYAARADLATKSQQIAVAEKLLAMQGPGAWTCAPAGGLTAGGPSPDLDTSGSTAKKSQGTETTKKSQGTTKKSAPAREKVEKAQPAPQHRSGDTYTVKAGDTLAKIAKAHGTNWKALYAANKSVVGGNPNLIFPGQKLSV, encoded by the coding sequence ATGCTGATCAACAAGGGCAAGCACCGCCGCAGCTCCAAGGCCGTCCGCGTCGCCACCCTGGCCGGTGTCGCCGGCGCCGCCGTGGCCGTCCCGCTGATGGGCGCCACCTCCGCCTCCGCCGCCTCGGTCGCCACCTGGGACAAGGTCGCCCAGTGCGAGTCCGGCGGCAACTGGTCGATCAACACCGGCAACGGCTACTACGGTGGCCTGCAGTTCTCGAACTCCAGCTGGGCCGCCGCCGGCGGTACCAAGTACGCGGCCCGCGCCGACCTGGCCACCAAGTCCCAGCAGATCGCCGTCGCCGAGAAGCTGCTCGCCATGCAGGGCCCGGGCGCCTGGACCTGCGCCCCCGCCGGCGGCCTCACCGCGGGCGGCCCGTCCCCCGACCTCGACACCTCCGGCTCCACCGCCAAGAAGAGCCAGGGCACCGAGACCACCAAGAAGAGCCAGGGCACCACCAAGAAGTCCGCCCCGGCCCGCGAGAAGGTCGAGAAGGCCCAGCCGGCCCCGCAGCACCGCTCCGGCGACACCTACACCGTCAAGGCCGGCGACACCCTCGCCAAGATCGCCAAGGCGCACGGCACCAACTGGAAGGCGCTCTACGCCGCCAACAAGTCCGTCGTCGGCGGCAACCCCAACCTGATCTTCCCGGGTCAGAAGCTCAGCGTCTGA
- a CDS encoding transglycosylase family protein: protein MTGAGLALPLFTAGGAHAADASTWDRVAQCESGGVWSAATGNGFYGGLQLTQEMWDDYGGSAYASRPDLASRAQQIAVAEAILHDRGPDAFPSCALHAGLTKGGPAPSVDPGATSRPSPRPTHGGSDGRHSGTKGDADGAGPGTPTPGPSDGDSGAPADPSATPDPSGSSSAAPSPSDSASPSDSGTPSPSGSASPSDPAPGTPSASPSDDPSAPADPSGSSDPTDPAQQPTRHPAHPTDPASPSPSDSADPTGPTDTDGPDSPSLPPATGKHRGAPGDGADDGDSRDGGSGRHASRGGQTHRTPPADAGSYRVRPGDNLSAIASSHDLPGGWPALYHRNQGVIGSDADLIHPGQLLDLGRKQG from the coding sequence GTGACCGGCGCGGGCCTGGCCCTGCCGCTGTTCACCGCGGGCGGTGCGCACGCCGCCGACGCCTCGACCTGGGACCGCGTCGCACAGTGCGAGAGCGGCGGGGTCTGGAGCGCCGCCACCGGCAACGGCTTCTACGGCGGCCTCCAGCTCACCCAGGAGATGTGGGACGACTACGGCGGCTCCGCCTACGCCTCCCGCCCCGACCTCGCCAGCCGCGCCCAGCAGATAGCCGTGGCCGAGGCGATACTCCACGACCGCGGCCCGGACGCGTTCCCCAGCTGCGCGCTGCACGCCGGACTGACCAAGGGCGGCCCCGCGCCCAGCGTGGACCCGGGCGCCACCAGCCGCCCGTCGCCGCGCCCGACGCACGGCGGCTCCGACGGCCGCCACTCCGGCACGAAGGGGGACGCGGACGGCGCGGGCCCGGGCACCCCGACCCCCGGGCCGTCCGACGGCGACTCCGGTGCCCCGGCCGACCCGTCGGCCACACCGGACCCGTCCGGCTCGTCCTCCGCCGCCCCCTCGCCGTCCGACTCGGCGTCCCCGTCCGACTCCGGGACCCCGAGCCCCTCCGGCTCCGCGTCGCCGTCGGACCCGGCCCCCGGTACGCCGTCGGCCTCCCCGTCCGACGACCCGTCCGCCCCGGCCGACCCATCGGGCTCGTCCGATCCCACGGACCCGGCGCAGCAGCCGACGCGGCACCCGGCGCACCCCACGGACCCCGCCTCCCCGTCCCCCTCGGACTCCGCCGACCCCACCGGTCCCACCGACACCGACGGCCCCGACAGCCCCTCCCTGCCTCCCGCCACCGGCAAGCACCGCGGTGCGCCGGGCGACGGTGCGGACGACGGGGACTCCCGGGACGGCGGCAGCGGCCGGCACGCCTCGCGCGGCGGGCAGACGCACCGGACGCCCCCGGCGGACGCCGGCAGCTACCGCGTTCGCCCGGGTGACAACCTGTCAGCGATCGCCTCGAGCCATGACCTGCCGGGCGGCTGGCCCGCGCTCTACCACCGCAACCAGGGCGTCATCGGCTCCGACGCCGATCTGATCCACCCGGGCCAGCTGCTCGATCTCGGGCGGAAGCAGGGGTAG
- a CDS encoding cytochrome P450, whose translation MAPAGPVSAPTPALFSWEFAADPYPAYAWLREHAPVHRTRLPSGVEAWLVTRYVDARQALADARLSKNPVHHSESAHGKGKTGIPGERGANLMTHLLNIDPPDHTRLRRLVSKAFTPRRVAAFAPRIQELTDRLIDAMIEKQHGAERGSADLIHEFAFPLPIYAICDLLGVPPEDQDDFRDWAGMMIRHGGGPRGGVARSVKKMRAYLAELIHRKRAALQDGAPGDDLISGLIRASDHGEHLTENEAAAMCFVLLFAGFETTVNLIGNGTYALLRHPAQRELLQKSIAAGDDELLATAVEELLRYDGPVELATWRYATRELTLGGQRIAEGDPVLVVLAAADRDPARFDEPDVLDLTRRDNPHLGYGHGIHYCLGAPLARLEGQTALATLLTRLPDLRLAAEPDDLRWRGGLIMRGLRTLPVEFTVEPPRAGV comes from the coding sequence GTGGCCCCGGCAGGGCCCGTCTCCGCCCCCACCCCCGCCCTCTTCTCCTGGGAGTTCGCCGCCGACCCGTATCCGGCGTACGCCTGGCTGCGCGAGCACGCGCCGGTGCACCGGACCCGGCTGCCCAGCGGCGTCGAGGCATGGCTGGTCACCCGTTACGTCGACGCCCGGCAGGCGCTCGCGGACGCGCGCCTGTCGAAGAACCCGGTGCACCACTCCGAGAGCGCCCACGGCAAGGGCAAGACCGGCATTCCGGGCGAGCGCGGCGCCAACCTCATGACGCACCTGCTCAACATCGACCCCCCGGACCACACCCGGCTGCGCCGCCTGGTCTCCAAGGCGTTCACCCCGCGCCGGGTCGCCGCCTTCGCGCCGCGCATACAGGAGCTGACCGACCGACTCATCGACGCCATGATCGAAAAACAGCACGGCGCGGAGCGGGGGAGCGCGGACCTCATCCACGAGTTCGCGTTCCCGCTGCCGATCTACGCGATCTGCGACCTGCTCGGCGTCCCGCCCGAGGACCAGGACGACTTCCGCGACTGGGCGGGGATGATGATCCGGCACGGCGGCGGGCCGCGCGGCGGAGTCGCCCGTTCCGTGAAGAAGATGCGGGCGTATCTGGCCGAGCTGATCCACCGCAAGCGCGCCGCGCTCCAGGACGGCGCCCCCGGCGACGACCTGATCTCCGGCCTGATCCGGGCCTCCGACCACGGCGAGCACCTCACCGAGAACGAGGCGGCCGCTATGTGCTTTGTATTGCTGTTTGCCGGATTTGAGACCACGGTCAACCTCATTGGCAACGGCACCTACGCGCTGCTCCGCCACCCCGCCCAGCGCGAACTGCTCCAGAAGTCGATCGCGGCCGGCGACGACGAGCTGCTCGCCACCGCCGTCGAGGAACTGCTCCGCTACGACGGTCCCGTGGAGCTGGCCACCTGGCGGTACGCGACCCGGGAGCTGACGCTGGGCGGGCAGCGGATCGCCGAGGGGGACCCGGTCCTGGTGGTGCTGGCCGCCGCCGACCGCGACCCGGCGCGGTTCGACGAGCCGGACGTGCTCGACCTCACGCGGCGTGACAACCCGCATCTGGGATACGGGCACGGCATCCACTACTGCCTCGGCGCACCCCTGGCCCGCCTCGAAGGGCAGACCGCGCTGGCGACGCTGCTGACCCGCCTCCCGGACCTCCGACTTGCGGCGGAACCTGACGATTTGCGCTGGCGCGGCGGGCTCATCATGCGCGGACTGCGCACCCTGCCGGTCGAGTTCACCGTCGAGCCGCCCCGGGCGGGGGTCTGA
- a CDS encoding LysR family transcriptional regulator, with amino-acid sequence MELQQMRYVVAVAETGGFTRAAERCHVVQSALSHQIARLEKELGARLFDRTSRSVRLTAAGEAFVPVARQTLQAAERARAEVEAVTGEVRGRLAVGAISTVGAVDLARELGAFRAAYPKVRISLQMDMSDALIERVREGVLDVAFVGLVPTARTVGVREKVLARGELVAVVPPEHPLAGREWTTLARVARETFVDYAEGSAARRQREEAFRAAGLTSEVAFEVTTVDFLVKLVGAGLGIGMVPESFARQLTGLRRVRVRPAPARTERVVWSGLGPSPAAAAFLAELGVETG; translated from the coding sequence ATGGAGCTCCAGCAGATGCGGTACGTCGTCGCGGTCGCCGAGACCGGTGGGTTCACCCGGGCCGCGGAGCGCTGCCATGTGGTGCAGTCCGCGCTCAGCCACCAGATCGCGCGGCTGGAGAAGGAGTTGGGGGCGCGGCTCTTCGACCGGACGAGCCGTAGCGTGCGGCTGACCGCCGCCGGGGAAGCGTTCGTTCCGGTCGCCCGGCAGACGCTCCAGGCCGCCGAACGGGCCCGCGCCGAGGTGGAGGCGGTGACCGGCGAGGTGCGCGGGCGGCTGGCGGTGGGGGCGATCTCCACCGTCGGCGCCGTCGACCTCGCCCGCGAGCTGGGGGCGTTCCGCGCCGCGTACCCCAAGGTGCGGATCAGTCTCCAGATGGACATGAGCGACGCGCTGATCGAGCGGGTGCGGGAGGGTGTGCTGGACGTGGCGTTCGTCGGGCTGGTGCCCACGGCGCGGACAGTCGGTGTACGGGAGAAGGTGCTGGCACGCGGGGAACTGGTGGCGGTGGTGCCGCCGGAGCATCCGCTGGCCGGGCGGGAGTGGACGACGCTTGCGCGGGTGGCCCGGGAGACCTTCGTCGACTACGCGGAGGGCTCGGCGGCCCGCCGGCAGCGCGAGGAGGCGTTCCGGGCCGCTGGGCTGACCTCGGAGGTGGCGTTCGAGGTGACCACGGTGGATTTCCTGGTGAAGCTGGTCGGGGCCGGGCTCGGCATCGGCATGGTGCCGGAGTCGTTCGCCCGGCAGCTGACCGGGCTGCGGAGGGTGCGGGTGCGGCCGGCGCCGGCGCGGACCGAGCGGGTGGTGTGGAGCGGGCTGGGCCCGTCACCGGCCGCGGCGGCCTTCCTGGCGGAGCTGGGGGTGGAGACCGGGTGA
- a CDS encoding MFS transporter: MSVAAGLSVAGNYFAQPLLDVIGRDLHLSAGTAALVVTVAQTGYGLGLLLLVPLGDLLERRRLAVVLCALTAAFLTVTASAPNGALLLVGTALTGLTSVAAQVVMPFAATLSAPAERGRTIGTVMTGLLLGILLARTAAGLLAELGGWRTVYWANAALMLLIAVLLRLRLPTLRSNAGLRYPALLRSTLALFAHEPVLRWRAALGALTFAAFSVLWTAVVFLLSGPAYGWQESTIGLLGLVGAAGSFAATTAGRLADRGLAHRVTGVGAGLLLVSWGLLAAGGTGGARSLAALLAGVIVLDLAAHAVHVTNQNLIYAVRPEARNRLNSAYMTSYFAGGAAGSALTSVVWGAGGWGGVCALGAGIAGAVVVVWFAEWARRSRAVRAAAAPAGSRG; this comes from the coding sequence ATGTCCGTCGCCGCCGGCCTCTCGGTCGCCGGCAACTACTTCGCCCAGCCCCTCCTGGACGTCATAGGCCGCGACCTCCACCTCTCCGCCGGCACCGCCGCGCTGGTCGTCACCGTCGCCCAGACCGGTTACGGACTCGGGCTGCTGCTCCTCGTCCCCCTCGGCGACCTCCTGGAACGCCGCCGGCTCGCGGTCGTCCTCTGCGCCCTGACCGCCGCCTTCCTGACCGTGACGGCAAGCGCCCCGAACGGCGCGCTGCTGCTCGTCGGCACGGCTCTGACCGGCCTGACGTCCGTCGCCGCCCAGGTCGTCATGCCGTTCGCGGCGACGCTGTCCGCACCCGCCGAACGCGGCCGGACCATCGGGACGGTGATGACCGGCCTCCTGCTGGGCATCCTGCTCGCCCGCACGGCCGCCGGCCTGCTGGCCGAACTCGGCGGCTGGCGCACGGTCTACTGGGCCAACGCGGCCCTGATGCTGCTGATCGCCGTACTGCTGCGGCTGCGCCTGCCCACCCTGCGAAGCAACGCGGGGCTGCGCTACCCGGCCCTCCTCCGCTCGACCCTGGCGCTGTTCGCCCACGAGCCGGTACTGCGCTGGCGCGCGGCCCTCGGCGCCCTGACCTTCGCCGCCTTCAGCGTCCTGTGGACGGCGGTGGTCTTCCTGCTGTCCGGGCCCGCGTACGGCTGGCAGGAATCGACGATCGGGCTGCTGGGGCTGGTCGGCGCGGCCGGTTCGTTCGCGGCCACGACGGCCGGGCGGCTGGCGGACCGCGGACTGGCCCACCGCGTCACCGGCGTCGGCGCGGGCCTGCTCCTCGTCTCCTGGGGCCTGTTGGCGGCCGGCGGCACGGGCGGCGCCCGGTCGCTGGCGGCCCTGCTGGCCGGGGTGATCGTCCTGGACCTCGCCGCGCACGCCGTCCACGTCACCAACCAGAACCTGATCTACGCCGTCCGCCCCGAGGCCCGCAACCGCCTCAACTCCGCCTACATGACCAGCTACTTCGCGGGAGGTGCGGCGGGCTCCGCCCTGACGTCGGTGGTCTGGGGCGCGGGCGGTTGGGGCGGGGTGTGCGCGCTGGGGGCGGGGATTGCGGGGGCTGTGGTGGTGGTCTGGTTCGCGGAGTGGGCGCGACGGTCGCGGGCGGTGCGGGCGGCGGCCGCCCCCGCCGGTTCGCGGGGCTGA
- a CDS encoding ATP-binding protein, whose product MPVIPFPSPPTPPAPPSPTLTGPPVPAVPSRWVFPATTAAVRRARWAVAGALPADCSPQLADDLALLTSELVTNAVRHGTLQGDDPEDQRVELFLWSADGHYWLAVSDAGDGCPVISASVPDDGCGGRGLVLVDAISAVWVVVPRRPRGKSVVAGMPLNSNGRPPHEKEKEGQGL is encoded by the coding sequence ATGCCCGTTATCCCGTTTCCGTCGCCGCCCACACCGCCCGCACCGCCCTCGCCGACCCTGACCGGGCCTCCGGTCCCCGCCGTCCCCTCCCGTTGGGTGTTCCCTGCCACCACCGCCGCCGTGCGGCGCGCCCGGTGGGCCGTGGCTGGGGCGTTGCCCGCCGACTGCTCTCCTCAACTGGCCGACGACCTCGCCCTGTTGACCTCGGAGCTGGTCACCAACGCCGTACGGCACGGGACCCTCCAAGGCGACGACCCAGAGGATCAACGGGTCGAGCTGTTCCTCTGGTCGGCCGATGGGCACTACTGGCTGGCGGTGTCCGACGCGGGAGACGGATGCCCGGTCATCAGTGCATCCGTCCCGGACGACGGTTGCGGTGGTCGCGGGCTGGTCCTCGTGGACGCGATCTCCGCGGTCTGGGTGGTGGTGCCGCGGCGCCCGCGCGGGAAGTCCGTCGTCGCCGGTATGCCGCTGAACAGCAACGGGAGGCCGCCACACGAGAAAGAGAAAGAGGGGCAAGGACTCTAG
- a CDS encoding helix-turn-helix transcriptional regulator yields MPPRTIPTERQKRLGSELRRLRTAAGMSAEHAAGLLGVDRGKISNMESGVRGISAERLRTLACNCGCTDEKYIEALVAMAQPDGDGWWERYRGSLPQGLLDIAELEDQAVRMRVANTAHIPGLLQTPDHALAVFRVAVPALPEHEVGLRLAHRSERQQVITRDAPASFVAIIHEAALRMQFGGRTVARKQLEHLLAMSERQNILLLVIPFSHGAFPGAGQNAVYVEGPVPQLDTVQVDSTHGPDFLYAEGQLAKYRTQLDWLEELALPPDQSRDFIGEIAHHL; encoded by the coding sequence ATGCCGCCCAGGACGATCCCGACGGAACGACAGAAGCGCTTGGGAAGTGAGCTGCGACGGCTCCGCACCGCAGCTGGCATGTCCGCTGAGCACGCAGCCGGCCTGCTGGGCGTGGACCGAGGCAAGATCTCCAACATGGAGTCGGGCGTGCGCGGCATCAGCGCCGAGCGCCTGCGGACGCTCGCGTGCAACTGTGGTTGCACCGACGAGAAGTACATCGAGGCGTTGGTCGCGATGGCGCAGCCCGACGGCGACGGCTGGTGGGAGCGATATAGGGGCAGCCTGCCGCAAGGGCTACTCGACATCGCGGAGTTGGAGGACCAGGCAGTACGCATGCGCGTGGCCAACACGGCGCATATCCCAGGGCTGCTCCAGACTCCCGACCATGCGCTGGCTGTCTTCCGCGTCGCCGTGCCCGCCCTGCCTGAGCACGAAGTTGGGCTTCGCCTCGCTCACCGTTCCGAGCGCCAACAAGTGATCACCCGCGACGCCCCGGCCTCCTTCGTTGCCATCATCCACGAGGCGGCTCTGAGGATGCAGTTCGGTGGCCGCACGGTCGCACGCAAGCAACTTGAGCACCTGCTCGCCATGTCGGAACGGCAGAACATCCTTCTCCTCGTCATCCCGTTCTCTCACGGCGCCTTCCCTGGCGCCGGACAGAACGCCGTGTACGTCGAAGGCCCCGTGCCGCAGCTCGACACCGTCCAGGTGGACAGCACGCATGGTCCCGATTTCCTCTACGCCGAGGGGCAGTTGGCGAAATACCGGACTCAACTCGACTGGTTGGAAGAGTTGGCTCTGCCGCCGGACCAATCGCGTGACTTCATCGGCGAGATCGCGCACCACCTATGA